The proteins below are encoded in one region of Pongo pygmaeus isolate AG05252 chromosome 20, NHGRI_mPonPyg2-v2.0_pri, whole genome shotgun sequence:
- the MISP3 gene encoding uncharacterized protein MISP3, whose protein sequence is METPIEREIRRSCEREESLRRSRGLSPGRAGRELVELRVRPVLNLPGPGPALPRALERARAGAQMQRDIEREAHRQAALARPAAPEPRARSPPQPLGELKRFFEAAAGSGSSAGAGDGAGPQSLPEPGGWPRSAVQGGCLVLGSAPPPFSPSLLEQEVRAVREREQELQRQRRSVYGTAELKEPTPSLTASRGDGKLAVIWPPRRKVSENGLEQEERKP, encoded by the exons ATGGAGACGCCCATTGAGCGCGAAATCCGCCGCAGCTGCGAACGCGAGGAAAGCCTGCGCAGGAGCCGGGGCCTGAGCCCGGGCCGCGCAGGCCGTGAACTCGTCGAGCTGCGCGTGCGGCCGGTGCTCAACCTGCCGGGTCCTGGCCCGGCGCTCCCGCGCGCCCTGGAGCGGGCGCGGGCGGGCGCGCAGATGCAGCGGGACATCGAGCGGGAGGCCCACCGGCAGGCGGCGCTGGCGCGCCCCGCGGCCCCCGAGCCGCGCGCCCGGTCGCCGCCGCAGCCGCTGGGCGAACTCAAGCGCTTCTTCGAGGCCGCGGCAGGGAGCGGCTCCTCGGCGGGGGCGGGGGACGGCGCGGGCCCGCAGAGCCTGCCAGAGCCTGGGGGATGGCCGCGCTCTGCCGTGCAGGGCGGGTGCCTGGTGCTGGGCAGCGCCCCGCCGCCTTTCAGTCCGTCACTGCTGGAGCAGGAGGTGCGCGCGGTGCGCGAGCGCGAGCAGGAACTGCAGCGCCAGCGGCGCAGCGTCTATGGCACCGCGGAGTTGAAGGAGCCTACGCCGAGCCTCACCG CGAGCAGGGGCGACGGAAAGTTGGCGGTGATCTGGCCCCCCCGCAGAAAGGTCTCGGAGAACGGCCTGGAGCAG GAGGAGCGCAAACCTTGA